In Zea mays cultivar B73 chromosome 7, Zm-B73-REFERENCE-NAM-5.0, whole genome shotgun sequence, the following proteins share a genomic window:
- the LOC100277476 gene encoding uncharacterized protein isoform X1, protein MDTQQSVVAAAIQSRGMVAAAANHPVVAAGDVGSSPRATCGGFVALDVGALSSLAGDAGPPGTPTAPPRTPKVMRSLSRKGDRKPADPDANANANGTAGGGGSERPQLFVHVAAGELGDAPGSARLVVHTPLAGTPGSKSRRFGRRPAPWLDPRRVVLLFATLSSVGTLILLYFTLSMSRADTSSGGASDAR, encoded by the exons ATGGACACGCAGCAGAGCGTCGTCGCCGCCGCGATCCAGTCCAGAGGCATGGTGGCCGCCGCCGCAAACCACCCC GTCGTCGCGGCGGGAGACGTTGGCAGCTCGCCCCGCGCCACGTGCGGCGGCTTCGTCGCCCTCGACGTCGGCGCGCTGTCGTCTCTGGCCGGCGACGCCGGCCCACCGGGCACGCCCACCGCGCCGCCGCGGACACCC AAGGTGATGCGGTCGCTGTCGAGGAAGGGCGACAGGAAGCCGGCCGACCCCGACGCCAACGCCAACGCCAACGGCACCGCCG GTGGCGGCGGTAGCGAGCGGCCGCAGCTGTTCGTGCACGTGGCGGCCGGCGAACTCGGGGACGCGCCCGGCAGCGCGCGGCTGGTCGTCCACACGCCGCTGGCCGGCACGCCCGGAAGCAAGTCCCGGCGGTTCGGCAGGCGGCCGGCGCCGTGGCTCGATCCCCGGAGGGTGGTCCTCCTCTTCGCCACGCT GTCCAGCGTGGGAACGCTGATCCTCCTCTACTTCACGCTATCCATGAGCAGGGCGGACACCAGTAGTGGCGGCGCCAGCGACGCTCGGTGA
- the LOC100277476 gene encoding uncharacterized protein LOC100277476, with protein MDTQQSVVAAAIQSRGMVAAAANHPVSVVAAGDVGSSPRATCGGFVALDVGALSSLAGDAGPPGTPTAPPRTPKVMRSLSRKGDRKPADPDANANANGTAGGGGSERPQLFVHVAAGELGDAPGSARLVVHTPLAGTPGSKSRRFGRRPAPWLDPRRVVLLFATLSSVGTLILLYFTLSMSRADTSSGGASDAR; from the exons ATGGACACGCAGCAGAGCGTCGTCGCCGCCGCGATCCAGTCCAGAGGCATGGTGGCCGCCGCCGCAAACCACCCCGTGAGT GTCGTCGCGGCGGGAGACGTTGGCAGCTCGCCCCGCGCCACGTGCGGCGGCTTCGTCGCCCTCGACGTCGGCGCGCTGTCGTCTCTGGCCGGCGACGCCGGCCCACCGGGCACGCCCACCGCGCCGCCGCGGACACCC AAGGTGATGCGGTCGCTGTCGAGGAAGGGCGACAGGAAGCCGGCCGACCCCGACGCCAACGCCAACGCCAACGGCACCGCCG GTGGCGGCGGTAGCGAGCGGCCGCAGCTGTTCGTGCACGTGGCGGCCGGCGAACTCGGGGACGCGCCCGGCAGCGCGCGGCTGGTCGTCCACACGCCGCTGGCCGGCACGCCCGGAAGCAAGTCCCGGCGGTTCGGCAGGCGGCCGGCGCCGTGGCTCGATCCCCGGAGGGTGGTCCTCCTCTTCGCCACGCT GTCCAGCGTGGGAACGCTGATCCTCCTCTACTTCACGCTATCCATGAGCAGGGCGGACACCAGTAGTGGCGGCGCCAGCGACGCTCGGTGA